The following coding sequences are from one Dromaius novaehollandiae isolate bDroNov1 chromosome 24, bDroNov1.hap1, whole genome shotgun sequence window:
- the ALDH4A1 gene encoding delta-1-pyrroline-5-carboxylate dehydrogenase, mitochondrial → MWRALRGAGRRWRHSPAVEVTNEPVLEFKAGSPERAALQKALGELKDATAAIPCVVAGEEVWTSAVRYQLSPFNHSHKVAKFCYADKDLINKAINAAVAARREWDLKPVRDRAQIFLKAAELLSGPRRAEVLAKTMVGQGKTVIQAEIDAAAELIDFFRFNAKYAVELEDAQPLSADGSTNSMVYRGLEGFVAAVSPFNFTAIGGNLAGAPALMGNVVLWKPSDAAVLASYAVYRILLDAGLPPDVVQFVPADGPVFGDAVTASEHFCGLNFTGSVPTFKRLWKQVSENLDRYRNFPRLAGECGGKNFHLVHGSADVASVVNGTLRAAFEYGGQKCSACSRLYVPDSLWPRIKEKLLEEHGKIKVGDPVQDFGTFFSAVIDDKSFARIKKWIEHAKASPNLTILAGGGCDDSVGYFVEPCIVESKDPEDPIMKEEIFGPVLTVYVYPEQRFKEVLELVDTTTPYGLTGAIFAREKSVIEEARKRLRNATGNFYINDKSTGAVVAQQPFGGSRISGTNDKPGGPHYVLRWTSPQAVKETHVPLPDWRYAYMH, encoded by the exons ATGtggcgggcgctgcgcggcgccgg GCGGAGATGGCGGCACAGCCCCGCCGTCGAGGTGACCAACGAGCCCGTCCTGGAGTTCAAGGCGGGGAGCCCCGAGCGAGCCGCCCTGCAGAAG gcGCTGGGCGAGCTGAAGGACGCGACGGCGGCCATCCCCTGCGTGGTCGCCGGGGAGGAGGTGTGGACGTCCGCCGTGCGGTACCAGCTCTCG cCCTTCAATCACTCGCACAAGGTGGCCAAGTTCTGCTACGCCGACAAG GACCTCATTAACAAAGCCATTAACGCTGCCGTGGCGGCCAGGAGGGAATGGGACCTGAAACCCGTCCGGGACCGGGCCCAGATCTTCCTCAAGGCCGCCGAGCTGCTGAGCGGCCCGCGACGAGCCGAAGTGCTGGCCAAAACCATGGTCGGGCAG GGTAAGACCGTGATCCAGGCGGAAATCGATGCGGCCGCCGAGCTGATCGACTTCTTCCGCTTCAACGCCAAGTACGCGGTGGAGCTGGAGGATGCCCAGCCGCTCAGCGCCGACGGCAGCACCAACAGCATGGTCTACCGGGGGCTGGAG GGCTTCGTGGCGGCCGTCTCGCCCTTCAACTTCACGGCCATCGGCGGGAACCTGGCGGGAGCTCCGGCGCTGATg GGCAACGTGGTGCTGTGGAAGCCCAGCGATGCCGCCGTGCTGGCCAGCTACGCCGTGTACAGGATCCTCCTCGACGCCGGGCTCCCTCCCGACGTGGTTCAGTTCGTGCCGGCCGACGGGCCCGTCTTCGGGGACGCCGTCACCGCCTCCGAGCACTTCTGCGGGCTCAACTTCACCGGCAGCGTGCC GACCTTCAAGCGCCTCTGGAAGCAGGTGTCCGAAAACCTGGACCGGTACCGCAATTTCCCGCGTCTGGCTGGAG AGTGCGGCGGGAAGAACTTCCACCTGGTGCACGGCTCGGCCGACGTGGCCAGCGTGGTGAACGGGACCCTGCGCGCGGCCTTCGAGTACGGCGGCCAGAAATGCTCCGCTTGCTCCCGCCTCTACGTCCCGGACTCGCTGTGGCCCCGGATCAAagagaagctgctggaggagcACGGGAAGATCAAAGTGGGAGAc CCTGTCCAGGACTTTGGGACGTTTTTCTCCGCGGTGATTGATGACAAG TCTTTCGCCCGCATAAAGAAGTGGATCGAGCACGCCAAGGCCTCCCCCAACCTCACCATCTTGGCGGGCGGCGGCTGCGACGACAGCGTTGGGTATTTCGTGGAGCCGTGCATCGTGGAGAGCAAAGACCCCGAGGATCCCATCATGAAGGAG GAAATTTTTGGCCCGGTCCTCACCGTGTACGTCTACCCGGAGCAGCGGTTCAAGGAGGTCTTGGAGCTCGTCGACACCACGACGCCCTACGGCCTCACGGGGGCAATCTTCGCCCGGGAGAA GAGCGTCATCGAGGAAGCGAGGAAGCGCCTGCGCAACGCCACGGGCAACTTCTACATCAACGACAAGTCGACAGGCGCCGTCGTGGCTCAGCAGCCCTTCGGGGGCTCCCGCATCTCAG GGACCAACGACAAGCCGGGCGGCCCCCACTACGTCCTGCGCTGGACGTCGCCCCAGGCCGTCAAGGAGACGCACGTGCCGCTGCCCGACTGGCGCTACGCCTACATGCACtga